The following coding sequences lie in one Bacteroidota bacterium genomic window:
- a CDS encoding TonB family protein, which translates to MNTHFNSADNFNELLFENKNKAYGAYAIRKSESDNITISMLVTSAFFGLLVVVAIALTNTKIEIPDIGINETPPIYLGPEIVIPKPIEQPKAKVETAAPKSVSGAYVASNEPQKTDLKPNDQQLISANPNPNGSDSAKPKVPDVVVTTFIPEKLPDVVKYVDIMPKLENMAQFIADNLKYPRQAVDNGTEGTVFVTFVVERDGSISDIKLLKGIGDGCEEEAMRVVAKMPKWEPGTQKNVPQRVQCNLPIKFRIK; encoded by the coding sequence ATGAACACACACTTCAACTCCGCAGACAATTTCAATGAATTGCTTTTTGAAAATAAAAACAAAGCCTATGGCGCTTATGCAATTCGTAAATCGGAAAGTGATAACATCACAATTTCCATGTTAGTGACTTCTGCCTTTTTCGGACTATTAGTCGTTGTTGCGATTGCTTTAACCAATACCAAAATTGAAATTCCTGATATCGGTATTAATGAAACGCCACCGATTTATTTGGGTCCGGAAATCGTAATTCCGAAACCAATCGAACAGCCAAAAGCAAAAGTAGAAACGGCTGCACCTAAATCCGTGAGTGGGGCATATGTTGCTTCTAACGAACCGCAAAAAACGGATCTTAAACCAAACGACCAGCAACTCATAAGTGCAAATCCAAACCCGAATGGGAGTGATAGTGCAAAACCAAAAGTTCCGGATGTGGTTGTCACAACTTTTATTCCTGAAAAATTACCTGACGTTGTAAAGTATGTTGACATTATGCCAAAGTTGGAGAATATGGCTCAGTTTATTGCAGATAACTTAAAGTACCCAAGACAAGCTGTAGATAATGGAACCGAAGGAACCGTATTTGTAACCTTTGTTGTGGAACGAGATGGTAGTATCAGTGATATAAAATTATTGAAGGGTATTGGTGATGGTTGTGAGGAAGAAGCTATGCGCGTAGTTGCAAAAATGCCGAAATGGGAGCCCGGAACACAAAAGAATGTTCCGCAACGTGTACAATGCAATTTGCCGATTAAGTTCCGCATTAAATAA
- a CDS encoding MotA/TolQ/ExbB proton channel family protein encodes MLNSVLLQIVSGATEAANQVVDSAKNVAVQASQLPAASTIVTPKQDTLSLLDLVMKGGLIMIPMGLLSLLTLYFFFERLMTISKASKLDKNFMNSIKDFIHNGNIDAAKSLCRNTVSPAARMIEKGVSRIGKPIKEIEEAMESVGKLEINRLEKNLSVLSLVGRIAPILGFVGTIAGVIKIFYDISLTDNISIGVISGGLYQKMITSASGLVIGLIAFIGYYILNAMLDKTINRMETASVEFIDLLQEPTK; translated from the coding sequence ATGTTAAATTCAGTTTTATTACAAATTGTAAGTGGTGCAACCGAAGCGGCAAACCAAGTTGTGGATTCAGCTAAGAATGTTGCTGTGCAAGCCAGTCAGCTTCCTGCAGCATCAACGATTGTTACACCAAAACAAGATACACTCTCGTTACTCGATTTAGTAATGAAAGGCGGACTCATCATGATACCAATGGGTTTACTGTCGTTATTAACACTATATTTCTTTTTTGAACGCTTGATGACCATTAGTAAAGCATCAAAATTGGATAAAAATTTCATGAATAGCATCAAAGATTTTATTCATAATGGAAATATTGATGCTGCAAAATCGCTTTGCAGAAATACCGTAAGCCCTGCTGCCCGGATGATTGAAAAAGGAGTGAGCCGCATCGGAAAACCAATCAAAGAAATTGAAGAAGCAATGGAAAGTGTTGGGAAATTGGAAATTAATCGCTTGGAAAAAAATCTGAGTGTGTTGAGTTTAGTTGGACGAATAGCACCTATCCTTGGATTTGTTGGAACAATTGCCGGTGTTATCAAAATTTTTTACGACATCTCTCTTACCGACAATATCAGCATCGGTGTTATTTCGGGTGGTTTGTACCAAAAGATGATAACGAGTGCTTCTGGTTTGGTAATCGGGCTTATCGCATTTATCGGATATTATATCTTGAATGCCATGTTGGATAAAACCATTAATAGAATGGAAACTGCTTCTGTAGAGTTTATTGATTTATTACAAGAACCAACCAAGTAA